A window from Malassezia japonica chromosome 1, complete sequence encodes these proteins:
- the msp1 gene encoding mitochondrial dynamin GTPase Msp1 (COG:U; BUSCO:EOG09260KUC; EggNog:ENOG503NUQI), which translates to MSLLRRAVALRLPSAGARSATSMPRTAFSPAVQSLRVAAVRPTMPPVAFQRHLHARAISTSSGMPKFMLRLVRLPIYGIAGAGGLYAYTNYKLDEWKGRLGDLFGSASDSANGLLGALSENSNSALAYARDGWNSFLSRFEQAREEQEESDEGGNNNNNNNNNNDQDSVLAAAAAALGATLNGGEGEGEGEGGEHHHGPQPGSSEELMLLTRKLIEVRNILKEVDHDGDQLVLPSIVVIGSQSSGKSSVLESIVGHEFLPKGNNMVTRRPIELTLVHVPPGDVPPDGIVEYGEFPGTGMGKVTDFMRIQKVLYDLNMAVPAQECVSDKPIELHIHSPHVPDLSLIDLPGYVQLSSMDQPEELREKIAGLCEKYIQEPNIILAVCAADVDLANSPALRASRKVDPLGMRTIGVVTKMDLVPADVGASILNNNKYPLSLGYIGVVCRSPEPVNHSVFSLGRAANPVELTQQYERKYFDEHAVAFEAPQRGRNAGVAPMVGTDKLRQRLMVVLEENMGASLTGVAGVVRSELEDAAYQFKVQYNDRTITAESYVTEVLDVLKQRFKLFAQNFGKPEVRVLLKNALDDKVMDILAQIYWTDGKIGELTELGEKRRESPDELNPEWMHKLDASTGALTKSGIGRMSTQLVANTIRAQLEQLALSEPFNHHVETAERIVSFGTALLKDRFTITADQVENCVKPYKYEVELNEREWEEGRKQSEALMRNELAMCSEAYDRLKNAIGSRRLRGAVEYIVQLEERERQRIAARVESSGDAEALAALAQDDQNDPTRPGFNAALLSKAREARFLQDRADILRMRLAVLRSRRCKAGPDQKVFCPESFLNVVTEKLTYTAVMFINIELLAEFFYQFPREIDARLGYDMSKDDMTAFARQNPAIRKHIDLQQRKEKLEEVMLKLDDLTRLYQDKLPKRPATHSKWLFF; encoded by the coding sequence ATGTCGCTactgcgccgtgcggtggcgctgcgcctgccgagtGCAGGTGCCCGGAGTGCGACCAGTATGCCACGTACCGCATTCTCGCCGGCGGTGCAGAGCCTGCGTGTAGCCGCAGTGCGCCCTACGATGCCGCCCGTGGCGTTCCAACGCCACCTGCATGCACGGGCGATCAGCACGAGCTCCGGCATGCCCAAGTTCATGCTGCGtctcgtgcgcctgccgatCTATGGAATTGCAGGTGCGGGCGGCTTGTACGCGTACACGAACTacaagctcgacgagtGGAAGgggcgtctcggcgacctgtttggctcggcgagcgactcggcgaacggcctcctcggcgcgctgtcgGAGAACTCGAACAGCGCGCTGGCGTATGCGCGTGACGGCTGGAACTCGTTCTTGTCGCGCTttgagcaggcgcgcgaggagcaggaggagagcgacgagggcggCAACAACAACAACAACAACAACAACAACAACGACCAGGACTCggtcctcgccgcggccgccgcggcgcttggcgcgacgctcaacGGCGGTGagggcgagggcgagggAGAGGGCGGCGAGCACCACCACGGCCCGCAGCCCGGCTCGTCGGAAGAGCTCATGCTCCTTACGCGCAAGCTCATCGAGGTGCGCAACATCCTCAAAGAGGTCGATCACGACGGCGACCAGCTCGTGTTGCCGAGTATTGTCGTGATTGGCTCGCAGAGCAGCGGCAAGAGCAGTGTGCTTGAGTCGATTGTCGGCCACGAGTTCCTGCCGAAGGGCAACAACATGgtgacgcgccgcccgattGAGCTTACGCTCGTGCATGTCCCCCCTGGCGACGTGCCTCCGGACGGGATCGTCGAGTACGGCGAGTTCCCTGGCACAGGCATGGGCAAAGTGACCGACTTTATGCGCATTCAAAAGGTGCTGTACGACCTGAACATGGCCGTGCCTGCCCAGGAGTGCGTGAGCGACAAGCCGATCGAGCTGCACATCCACAGTCCCCACGTCCCCGACCTCTCGCTCATTGATCTGCCCGGCTACGTGCAGCTCAGCTCGATGGACCAGCcggaggagctgcgcgaaaAGATTGCTGGCCTCTGCGAAAAGTACATCCAAGAGCCGAACATCATTCTCGCGGTGTGTGCCGCAGACGTTGACCTGGCGAACTcgcccgcgctgcgtgcgagcCGCAAGGTCGATCCCCTCGGCATGCGCACGATCGGTGTTGTGACCAAGATGGATCTCGTTCctgccgacgtcggcgcgtcgatccTGAACAACAACAAATACCCCCTGTCGCTCGGCTACATTGGTGTCGTGTGCCGCTcgcccgagccggtgaACCACTCTGTCTTTTCTCTTGGACGTGCTGCGAACCCCGTCGAGCTGACGCAGCAGTACGAGCGCAAGTACTTTGACGAGCACGCGGTCGCCTTCGAGGCCCCCCAGCGTGGCCGCaacgccggcgtcgcgccgatgGTCGGCACGGACaagctgcgccagcgcctcaTGGTGGTGCTGGAAGAGAACATGGGCGCGTCGCTTACTGGCGTCGCTGGCGTCGTCCGctccgagctcgaggacgccgCGTACCAGTTCAAGGTGCAGTACAACGACCGCACGATCACCGCCGAGAGCTACGTgaccgaggtgctcgacgtgttGAAGCAGCGCTTCAAGCTCTTTGCGCAAAACTTTGGCAAGCCCGAAGTGCGTGTGCTGCTGAAgaatgcgctcgacgacaaGGTCATGGACATCCTCGCACAGATCTACTGGACCGACGGCAAGATTGGCGAGCtgaccgagctcggcgagaagcgccgcgagtCGCCGGACGAGCTGAACCCCGAGTGGATGCACAAGCTCGACGCCTCGACCGGGGCGCTAACCAAGAGCGGCATCGGGCGCATGAGCACGCAGCTTGTCGCGAATACGAtccgcgcgcagctcgagcagctcgcccttTCGGAACCCTTTAATCACCACGTCGAGACGGCCGAGCGGATCGTGTCGttcggcacggcgctgctcaaggaCCGCTTCACGATCACCGCCGACCAAGTCGAGAATTGCGTCAAGCCGTACAAGTACGAGGTCGAGCTGAACGAGCGCGAGTGGGAGGAAGGGCGCAAGCAGTCAGAGGCGCTCATGCGCAACGAGCTCGCGATGTgcagcgaggcgtacgACCGCCTGAAAAACGCGATCGGttcgcgccgcctgcgcggtGCGGTCGAGTACATTGtacagctcgaggagcgcgagcggcagcgcatTGCTGCGCGTGTCGAGTCGAgtggcgacgccgaggcgctcgcggccctcgcgcaggacgacCAGAACGACCCGACGCGCCCCGGCTTCAACGCGGCACTGCTTTCGAaagcgcgcgaggcgcgttTCCTGCAGGACCGTGCCGACATcctgcgcatgcgcctggcggtgctgcgctcgcgccgctgcaagGCGGGTCCCGACCAAAAGGTGTTCTGCCCCGAGTCCTTTTTGAATGTCGTGACGGAGAAGCTGACGTACACGGCGGTGATGTTTATCAACAttgagctcctcgccgagttcTTTTACCAGTTCCCCCGCGAGAtcgacgcacgcctcggGTACGACATGTCGAAGGACGACATGACCGCGTTCGCTCGCCAGAACCCTGCCATTCGCAAGCACATTGatctgcagcagcgcaaggagaaGCTCGAGGAAGTGATGCtcaagctcgacgacctcaCACGGCTGTACCAGGACAAGCTGCCCAAGCGCCCGGCCACGCACTCCAAGTGGCTTTTCTTTTAA
- the RPS3 gene encoding 40S ribosomal protein S3 (EggNog:ENOG503NU07; COG:J; BUSCO:EOG092647L7) translates to MASAIISKKRKFIADGVFTAELNEFFTRELAAEGYSGCLVRVNHVRTEIIIRATHTQEVLGDKGRRIRELTSLVRQRFRFPEGSLELYAEKVQNRGLHAVAQCESLRNKLLGGLPVRRAAYGVLRFVMESGAKGCEVIISGKLRAARAKSMKFNDGFMIHTGQPVKDFVDEAVRHVLMKQGVLGIKVKIMHGWDPEGRVGRPFPLPDAVTILEPKEDVPVTQPMSESRNAPTLEPPSAPVSQEFAAEQLQQHSEAAYTQGGVPQPAAF, encoded by the coding sequence ATGGCGTCTGCTATCATTTCGAAGAAGAGGAAGTTTATTGCTGACGGTGTCTTCACTGCCGAGCTCAACGAGTTCTTCACCCGTGAGCTCGCTGCTGAGGGCTACTCGGGCTGCCTTGTGCGTGTGAACCACGTCCGCACCGAGATCATCATCCGTGCTACCCACACCCAGGAGGTGCTCGGTGACAAGGGCCGCCGCATCCGCGAGCTCAcctcgctcgtgcgccagcgctTCCGCTTCCCCGAGggctcgctcgagctctACGCCGAAAAGGTGCAGAACCGTGGTCTCCACGCTGTTGCCCAGTGTgagtcgctgcgcaacaAGCTCCTCGGTGGTCTCCCCGTCCGCCGTGCCGCCTACGGTGTGCTCCGCTTCGTGATGGAGTCGGGTGCCAAGGGTTGCGAGGTCATCATCTCGGGCAAGCTCCGTGCCGCCCGTGCCAAGTCGATGAAGTTCAACGACGGTTTCATGATCCACACCGGTCAGCCCGTCAAGGACtttgtcgacgaggccgtcCGCCACGTCCTGATGAAGCAGGGTGTGCTCGGTATCAAGGTCAAGATCATGCACGGCTGGGACCCCGAGGGCCGCGTTGGCCGTCCCTTCCCCCTGCCCGATGCGGTTACCATCCTCGAGCCCAAGGAGGACGTGCCCGTTACGCAGCCCATGTCGGAGTCGCGCAACGCGCCCACGCTCGAGCCCCCGTCGGCCCCCGTCTCGCAGGAGTtcgctgccgagcagctccagcAGCACAGCGAGGCCGCCTACACTCAGGGTGGCGTGCCGCAGCCCGCTGCCTTCTAA
- a CDS encoding uncharacterized protein (EggNog:ENOG503NYZ4; COG:S), with protein MSVASKNPFQLLGDDGSEVAPAAAPAAAPAAPQAKEQRTVPGAPRAPKTDAAEEPRPRGDRGGRGRGERGRGGERGGRGRGGKPGRGRPFDRHSGTGREDTEKSQRLGQGGLDGTNAVKNEEGAKEDAKVDAKEAVKEDKADAAAARAAEEEEEEKTLTLDQYLEAQKEKRAQLGATAPRPVEADEQSYGQKLEKSEGEAYFAGGGGKKTAAPKTHKAKQTIEFEPVYEQPGANRGGSDRGRGGARGRGERGRGGARGRGDRGGRAERGRGALARPAADESAFPSLG; from the exons ATGTCGGTTGCGAGCAAGAACCCGTtccagctgctcggcgatgaCGGCTCGGAGGTTGCCCCGGCCGCTGCCCCGGCCGCTGCCCCCGCAGCCCCGCAGGCAaaggagcagcgcacggtgcctggtgcgccgcgtgctccCAAGACGGatgcggccgaggagccgCGCCCCCGCGGTGACCGTggtggccgcggccgcggcgagcgtggcCGTGGTggtgagcgcggcggccgtggccgcggcggcaaGCCCGGCCGTGGCCGTCCTTTCGACCGTCACTCGGGCACCGGCCGCGAGGACACTGAGAagtcgcagcgcctcggccagggcggcctcgacggcaCGAACGCCGTGAAGAACGAGGAGGGCGCCAAGGAGGACGCCAAGGTGGACGCCAAGGAGGCCGTCAAGGAGGACAaggccgacgcggccgctgcccgtgccgccgaggaggaggaggaggagaagACCCTCACCCTTGACCAGTACCTCGAGGCCCAGAaggagaagcgcgcgcagctcggcgccaCCGCTCCCCGTCccgtcgaggccgacgagcagaGCTACGGCCAGAAGCTCGAGAAGtccgagggcgaggccTACTTTGCGGGTGGCGGCGGCAAGAAGACCGCTGCGCCGAAGACGCACAAGGCCAAGCAGACCATCGAATTTGAGCCGGTCTACGAGCAGCCCGGTGCGAaccgcggcggctcggacCGTGGCCGCGGTGGtgcccgcggccgcggtgagcgcggccgtggcggtgcccgcggccgtggcgacCGTGgtggccgcgccgagcgcggccgtggcgccctcgcgcgccccgcggcg GACGAGTCGGCGTTCCCGTCGCTGGGTTAA
- a CDS encoding phosphoinositide phospholipase C (BUSCO:EOG09260GIX; COG:I; EggNog:ENOG503NVPM): MRSTPDAPRRRQTDPIPIRAPGRRASTSGGSTASGASDSGAPWSSSPAAITRSLTESIHGLQTRYSDWKHSTKAFRKMRLDSVPRDNSSDSLSSTASAPPTVVLEPLEAIVSDVLLAGEPMLKVTQNKVAQRTFSVDTESAAIVWASKKDNKVPLYAIRDVRFGAEARSYRQSLQIADSHEPLWISVIYQTPKAYKAVHLIALSSESLQRWRDTLLGVMAQRQALISGRVPAASTQSHWLNASWQEKDAKLTLDDVAQLCQRTGIQCSHRELKAHFEAADTQKKGVLNFEAFQHFVASLKRRVDVEQIFQAWADQETISLDVFCGFLRQEQRESWSDEQVAKVYERHASPQGMGYDQFLTYLLSRDNASGAARTARRTASRHRHEASDEGDHALTLPLSDYFISSSHNTYLVGGQWKGDSTVEGYVRALQQGARSVELDCWDGPNGQPQVTHGRTLTGKVPFDDVVAAIAQYAFVSSPYPLILSLEIHNDVQQQEAIASILRTRLGTMLVTAPLDDMPRDTLPSPEELRGRVLVKFKDWGLIHMLEHVAEPPPESPVSTTDYTESEGDSLLDQARGIVRHIKRPLRKEPPAEHAPMSDSLTALLVYTIGVRCRGINKKEHYAPEHMFSLSERKALRIIRTNNADLVKHNVTHLTRVYPSLSTLSRLHSSSANFLPIDMWAAGCQLVALNWQTRDRGMEMNQAFFSYYSGGYRLKPAGLRERTLLKNGPGAIRVSLHLTIVSAQQLPPGARDEETNVYIALSAHTPLQWGRAARIVRDEGVGTSPRLGSASFRTASANSALAPMWNARCTVQLDLPAPLAAEAYESDQLRTVTRGLLDLCFLRFQVFNEHQGVSNALASSTANLGTLSQGFRHLPLYDTQLSRLLYATLFVHTQYTLERVE; encoded by the coding sequence atgcgctcgacgcccgacgcgccgcggcggcggcagacGGATCCGATTCCGATCCGTGCaccaggccgccgcgcgagtaCGAGCGGGGGAAGCACCGCGAGCGGGGCGTCCGACTCTGGTGCGCCGTGGTCGTCGTCACCGGCGGCGATCACGCGCTCGCTTACCGAGTCGATCCACGGCCTCCAGACGCGCTACAGCGACTGGAAGCACTCGACCAAGGCCTTTCGAAAGATGCGGCTCGACAGTGTGCCGCGCGATaactcgagcgactcgctgtcgagcacggcgtctgcgccgccgaccgtcgtcctcgagccgctcgaggcgatcgtGTCCGACGTGCTCCTAGCCGGCGAGCCGATGCTCAAGGTGACGCAGAACAaggtggcgcagcgcacctTTTCGGTCGATACCGAGAGTGCGGCTATTGTCTGGGCGAGCAAAAAGGACAACAAGGTGCCGCTGTACGCCATCCGTGAcgtgcgcttcggcgcggAAGCACGCTCCTATCGGCAGTCGCTGCAGATTGCCGACTCGCACGAGCCGCTGTGGATCTCGGTAATCTACCAGACACCAAAAGCGTACAAGGCCGTGCACTTGATTGCGCTCTCGAGCGAATCGCTGCAGCGCTggcgcgacacgctcctcggcgtcatggcgcagcgccaggcgctcatCTCTGGCcgcgtgccggcggcgagcacgcaGTCGCACTGGCTCAATGCGTCGTGGCAGGAGAAGGATGCGAagctcacgctcgacgacgtcgcACAGCTGTGCCAACGCACCGGCATCCAGTGCTCCCACCGGGAGCTCAAGGCGCACTTTGAGGCCGCAGATACCCAGAAAAAAGGCGTGCTCAACTTTGAGGCGTTCCAGCACTTTGTCGCCTCGCtcaagcgccgcgtcgacgtcgagcaAATTTTTCAGGCGTGGGCCGACCAGGAGACCATTTCGCTCGACGTCTTTTGTGGCTTTTTGCGGcaagagcagcgcgagtCGTGGAGCGACGAGCAGGTGGCCAAGGTTTACGAGCGGCATGCGTCGCCGCAGGGGATGGGGTACGACCAGTTTCTCACCTACCTCCTCTCGCGCGATAATGCatcgggcgcggcgcgcacggcgcggcgtaccGCGTCTCGCCACCGCCACGAAGCGAGTGACGAGGGCGACCATGCGCTGACGCTGCCGCTGAGCGACTACTTTATCAGCTCGAGTCACAATACCTACCTCGTCGGTGGGCAGTGGAAAGGCGACAGCACGGTCGAGGGGTATGTGCGTGCCTTGCAGCAaggcgcacgcagcgtcgagctcgactgCTGGGACGGCCCCAACGGCCAGCCTCAGGTGACGCAcgggcgcacgctcacCGGCAAGGTGCCGTTTGACGACGTCGTTGCGGCGATTGCGCAGTATGCGTTTGTGTCGTCGCCCTATCCCCTGATCCTCTCGCTCGAGATCCACAACGATGTGCAGCAGCAAGAGGCCATTGCGTCGAtcctgcgcacgcgtctCGGCACGATGCTGGtcacggcgccgctcgacgacatGCCGCGCGATACGCTGCCGAGTcccgaggagctgcgtggGCGCGTGTTGGTCAAGTTTAAAGACTGGGGCCTAATCCacatgctcgagcacgtcgccgagccgccCCCCGAGTCGCCCGTCTCGACAACCGACTACACCGAGTCGGAAGGCGActcgctcctcgaccaggcgcgGGGCATTGTGCGCCACATCAAGCGCCcgctgcgcaaagagccACCGGCGGAGCACGCGCCCATGTCCGACTCGCTCactgcgctgctcgtgtACACGATCGGGGTGCGGTGCCGCGGCATCAACAAAAAAGAGCACTATGCGCCCGAGCACATGTTTTCGCTCtcggagcgcaaggcgctgcgtaTCATTCGCACGAACAATGCAGACCTCGTCAAGCACAACGTGACACACCTCACACGCGTCTACCCCAGCCTCTCGACGCTGAGCCGTCTGCATAGCAGCAGCGCCAACTTTCTGCCGATCGACATGTGGGCCGCGGGCTGCCAGCTCGTGGCGCTCAACTGGCagacgcgcgaccgcgGCATGGAGATGAACCAGGCGTTCTTTTCCTACTACTCTGGCGGCTACCGCCTGAAGCCTgccggcctgcgcgagcgtaCGCTGCTCAAAAACGGCCCAGGGGCCATTCGTGTGTCGCTGCATCTGACGATCGTCTCTGCGCAGCAGCTtccgccgggcgcgcgcgacgaagAGACAAACGTGTACATTGCGCTCAGCGCGCACACGCCTCTGCAGTGgggccgagccgcgcggatcgtgcgcgacgaaggcgtcggtacgtcgccgcgtctcggcagcgcgtccttccgcacggcgagcgcgaattccgcgctcgcgccgatGTGGAATGCGCGGTGCACCGTGCAACTCGACCTCCCTGCCcccctcgccgccgaggcgtacgagTCCGACCAGCTGCGTACCGTGACCCGCGGCCTGCTGGACCTGTGCTTTTTGCGCTTCCAGGTCTTTAACGAGCACCAAGGCGTGTCGAACGCCCTTGCGTCGTCCACGGCAaacctcggcacgctgagCCAAGGCTTCCGGCACCTCCCACTGTACGACACGCAGCTCTCGCGGCTGCTCTATGCTACGCTCTTTGTCCATACGCAATATACCCTCGAGCGGGTGGAATAG
- a CDS encoding uncharacterized protein (TransMembrane:9 (o6-23i47-68o74-94i101-121o141-161i305-327o347-366i378-398o404-427i); EggNog:ENOG503Q3KD; COG:S): MDVPIAVGLGLVASFVQSLGLTVQRRSHIHNEALPEEERKSEWSRPLWVAGFVVFLAANISGTIFQIGTLPVVILAPLGAVSLLYNALLARVLLNDFLSRHMAMGSTLIAVGALLIAYFGSVPEEPRSLKELLDLYERPSFVAFAMLYLLVFVSVLTMAHLTEWQLLWQPQCAPRKGRSSRRRWRGLGGRRWPAPSLATVAEVSENSSGIATPMQRGAEDDRTPLLVDALLNKDSASKRVHGTLAQTPSTSAQPEPHAPSYGALGNGHPSVPNRRGAPMPPLVADVEAAMPRTSALELPANRPTVLALAVAYSATSGTLSGVCLLLAKSGVDLLVLSLRGNNQLASPMSWFLVVILLTAALLQLWYLNKSLKLADPVLVCPLAFCFYNISSITLGLVYFNELAILSWLDVFCVCFGTGLLLCGVWVISLHHSMDEKEEVESASDITLWGPGWHDPAAWHDHDALSRGAATSPLAGPLYSAAVEDEHTRTTHSPEPVEAEAEAGPSLYATPPRLTRDAPLAPHLAPRHGRSTSMPVPPNKPTISLDHALTQGMHTSDRAHMNPARRPTLYGILVERGLSIGLSPSSPGFHVSPRRAASAAHASPSTPRPRRFSDSHGDA, from the exons ATGGACGTGCCGATAGCGGTCGGACTGGGGCTGGTGGCGAGCTTTGTACAGAGTCTCG GCCTCACAGTACAGCGGCGCTCGCATATACATAACGAGGCGCTTccggaggaggagcgcaagtCCGAATGGAGCCGGCCGCTCTGGGTTGCGGGGTTCGTCGTGTTCCTTGCGGCCAACATTAGCGGCACGATCTTTCAGATCGGCACGCTCCCCGTCGTAATCTTGGCACCGCTAGGGGCAGTTAGTCTGCTGTacaatgcgctgctcgcgcgcgtgcttCTCAACGACTTTTTGTCGCGGCACATGGCCATGG GCTCGACGCTCAttgccgtcggcgcgctgctcatTGCCTACTTTGGCTCGGTACCAGAGGAGCCACGGTCGCTCAAGGAGCTTCTTGATTTGTACGAGCGGCCGTCGTTTGTCGCATTCGCGATGCTCTACCTTCTCGTCTTTGTCTCGGTGCTGACCATGGCGCACCTCACCGAGTGGCAGCTGCTCTGGCAGCCGCAGTGCGCGCCACGAAAAGGGCGTTCTTcccgccggcgctggcggGGCCTTGGAGGGCGCCGCTggcccgcgccgtcgctcgcgaccgtcgccgaggtctCGGAAAACTCGTCGGGCATCGCTACGCCGATGCAGCggggcgccgaggacgaccgcacgccgctgctcgtcgacgcgctgctcaacAAGGACAGCGCAAGCAAGCGTGTGCACGGCACGCTTGCACAaacgccgagcacctcggcacagcccgagccgcacgcgccgtcgtACGGAGCGCTGGGCAACGGGCACCCCAGCGTGCCGAACCGCCGTGGAGCGCCCATGCCtccgctcgtcgcggatGTCGAGGCGGCTATGCCCcgcacgtcggcgctcgAACTGCCCGCGAACCGCCCGACGGtcctcgcgctggccgTCGCGTACAgtgcgacgagcggcacgctcaGCGGCGTGTGCCTGCTGCTTGCCAAAAGCGGCGTGGACCTGCTGGTGctgtcgctgcgcggcaaCAACCAGCTCGCGAGTCCCATGAGCTGGTTCCTGGTCGTGATCCTCTTGACTGCCGCCCTGCTCCAACTATGGTACTTGAACAAGAGCCTAAAACTCGCCGATCCGGTGCTGGTCTGCCCCCTGGCATTTTGCTTCTACAATATCTCGTCGATCACGTTGGGGCTGGTGTACTTTAACGAGCTTGCGATTCTCTCGTGGCTCGATGTGTTCTGCGTGTGCTTCGGCACGGGCCTGCTGCTGTGCGGCGTATGGGTCATCTCTTTGCACCACAGCATGGACGAAAAAGAAGAGGTCgagagcgcctcggacaTTACGCTCTGGGGCCCGGGGTGGCACGACCCCGCCGCGTGGCACGACCACGACGCCttgtcgcgcggcgccgcgacgtcgccgctcgccggaCCCCTCTACTCGGCCGcggtcgaggacgagcatACGCGCACCACGCACTCGCCAGAGccggtcgaggccgaggccgaggccgggcCGTCCTTGTACGCGACGCCACCGCGCCTcacgcgcgatgcgccccTCGCCCCccacctcgcgccgcggcacgggcgcagcacgtctatgccggtgccgccgaACAAGCCGACCATCTCTCTCGACCACGCGCTGACACAAGGCATGCACACTAGCGATCGGGCGCACATGAAccccgcgcgccgtccgacGCTCTATGGCATCCTGGTGGAACGTGGCCTGAGCATCGGCCTGAGCCCCAGCTCGCCTGGTTTCCACGTATCCCCCCGTcgtgccgcgagcgccgcgcacgcgtcgcccagtacgcctcgtccgcgccGGTTCAGTGATAGTCATGGAGATGCGTAG
- a CDS encoding uncharacterized protein (TransMembrane:1 (o43-66i)) — translation MSSGAWDLQSITTMWASIGHTDTNWTAKAAAFVLNVVIKGFRFIGLFALFPIYLFCIMEFAGYIVLLTTGVRHHKREAAERVKSRLPSRTAESAKASSLPENGPAPAIRTDELRARIPATNA, via the exons ATGAGCTCGGGCGCATGGGACTTGCAAAGCATCACGACCATGTGGGCTAGTATCGGCCATACGGATACAAACTGGACGGCCAAAGCGGCTGCCTTTGTGCTCAACGTTGTGATCAAGGGTTTCCGGTTTATCGGCTTGTTTGCCTTGTTCCCTATCTATCTGTTCTGTATCATGGAGTTCGCAGGATATATCGTCTTGCTCACGACGG GCGTGCGCCACCACAAGCGTGaggctgccgagcgcgtcaaATCACGCCTCCCCTcccgcaccgccgagtcGGCCAAGGCCAGCAGCCTGCCTGAGAATGggccagcgccggcgatccgcaccgacgagctgcgtgcgcgcatTCCGGCAACGAATGCGTGA
- the RPL16A gene encoding 60S ribosomal protein L16A (COG:J; EggNog:ENOG503NUWA) → MSLQQTTPYIVDGKGHLLGRLASIIAKQILSGQKVTVVRAELVNVSGNFFRNKLKYLAFMHKRHLVNPKKNGPFHHRAPSRILHRAIRGMVPHKTARGAAAMQRLKIYEGVPPPYDRKKKLVIPDALRVLRLKPGRKYATLNRISSEVGWKYGEVVDKLEAKRVVKQQAFHDRKVAATKRRAAAATAAASQLEPINKQLEQFGY, encoded by the exons ATGTCTCTTCAGCAGACTACCCCTTACATTGTCGACGGCAAGGGCCACCTTCTCGGTCGCCTCGCCTCGATCATTGCCAAGCAGATCCTCTCTGGCCAGAAGGTGACCGTTGTGCGTGCTGAGCTCGTCAACGTTTCGGGCAACTTCTTCCGGAACAAG CTCAAGTACCTTGCCTTCATGCACAAGCGTCACCTGGTGAACCCGAAGAAGAACGGTCCCTTCCACCACCGCGCTCCTTCGCGCATCCTCCACCGCGCCATCCGCGGTATGGTTCCCCACAAGACCGCCCGCGGTGCCGCTgcgatgcagcgcctcaAGATCTACGAGGGTGTTCCTCCCCCGTACGACCGCAAGAAGAAGCTCGTCATccccgacgcgctccgtgTGCTCCGCCTGAAGCCCGGTCGCAAGTACGCCACCCTTAACCGTATCTCGAGCGAGGTCGGCTGGAAGTACGGTGAGGTGGTCGACAAGCTCGAGGCCAAGCGCGTGGTCAAGCAGCAGGCCTTCCACGACCGCAAGGTCGCCGCtaccaagcgccgcgctgccgctgccaCTGCCGCTGCCAGCCAGCTGGAGCCCATCaacaagcagctcgagcagttcGGGTACTAA
- the RPL32 gene encoding 60S ribosomal protein L32 (EggNog:ENOG503P2W4; COG:J), with protein MAATSIPIVKKRTNRFKRHQSDRFKRVGASWRKPTGIDSCIRRRFKGTAAMPKIGYGSNKKTRHVMPNGFRRFVVANPKDVELLLMHNNSFAAEVAHNVSSKKRIEILEKYVVDLKMNANHRAKVLGVRVTNANARVRAQEA; from the exons ATGGCTGCCACTAGCATTCCGATTGTCAAGAAGCGGACGAACCGTTTCAAGCGGCACCAGTCTGACCGCTTCAAGCGCGTTGGCGCTTCGTGGCGCAAGCCCACCGGTATCGACAGCTGCATCCGCCGTCGCTTCAAGGGTACCGCGGCGATGCCCAAGATCGGTTACGGCTCGAACAAGAAGACCCGCCACGTCATGCCCAACGGCTTCCGCCGCTTTGTGGTCGCCAACCCCAAGGACGTTGAGCTCCTGTTGAT GCACAACAACTCGTTCGCCGCTGAGGTTGCGCACAACGTTAGCAGCAAGAAGCGCATCGAGATCCTCGAGAAGTACGTCGTTGACTTGAAAATGAATGCTAACCACAGGGCCAAGGTGCTCGGTGTCCGTGTTACCAACGCCAACGCGCGTGTCCGTGCTCAGGAGGCCTAA